CGGGACCAAAGAAATGGTTCCCACAGAGCGGGGTAACCTGTCACCGCGGGTGGGAGAGGTGGGGGTGCGGGACCCAGCATGAGCGGTCCTGGTAGCGACCAAGCCCAGATTTGGACCTGGGTTCAAGTACGGGCTCTGCCCTTGAGGGTGCATGCTGTCTTCTGACTGCATCCTGATTTCTTTCTCTGGCCAATGGAGGTGAGAGGATTTGATGCAAATGGCTAAGCCCATGCCAGCACGTAGTAGATGCTCAGCAAAACTTTAATAATGATGATTATGACATGACCAATGACACAATAATAATTGAGCATCGCATGAGATCTGCTTCTCTGGTTCTGCAGCCCATGGCCCTAAACAGCTGACATGTGTCAGGTACTTACAAAAAGCCGTTGCAggaccagggttgggggaggggggctgaaagtgaaggtgttagtcactcagtcatgtccaactctttgcgacaccatggactgtagcccaccaggctcctctgtccatggaattctccaggcaagaatattggagtacgtagctgttcccttctcgaggggatctccccaacctagggattggacccaggaCTCCCatatttacagtctgagccaccagggaagcccagaagtggGTGGGGCAGGATTTGAAGCTAAGTTCCTTTAACTCTAGAATCTGAGTTTGGAGATCCACATACTGGGTCCTCTACAGAGCAGCCCGCCTTTGTCTGGCAGAATCCACGTCCCCTCTCCCGTTCCTTCACCCCCTGACcatctttctttctccagtggagaGGCCCCAGCAAGATGCAGTTGCAGTTCCAAAGAAGCCGGGCCCAGAGCTCAGTGAACAGCGTAAGCATCCTGGTTTCATTCAGCACCGGGTCCCTCTGCCCCTAGACTCTCACGGTCACTCAGGAAGCTAACACGTGTCCAGCAACAACCACCCCACCCACTGAAAGGTCCCCACACTGCACACAGTATTCAGAGGCAAGGCTCTGCCTCTTGGGAAAAGAGGCTAAGTGACTGAGAAATCATTTGTCTGATGAATGGTTAGCATTTGCTGTGCACCTAGTGTGGGCAGGCACTGTCTGGAGCCCCTGGAGAGAATTCCCAACCCCCAGAGTGACCTCCGTGGTGCAGTAATATTATTGTGTCCATTTCACAGATTAGGAAAATGGGCACAAGGGCTGGTAAGTAGGGGAGTAGATCCAGCCTCCAGGGTCCTCTTTAACCACCggcctcccacctcccagagaAAGAGATCTACCAGTTCCTGGAAGCCCATGGGCCCCATAAAGCCCTGATGATCGCCAAGGCCCTGGGGATGAAGACAGCAAAGGAAGTCAACCCAGACTTGTATGCAATGAGGGACAAGCACCTCCTGGACtttgaccagaaatcaaactcttGGACAATTTATCAATCAGGTAGGCCCTTACCCTggacagggcagagggcagagctgTGAAGAGAAATTGTAACACGCAAGCCCTGGTTCTTGCCGGGTTCCTGCTAGGAGCTTCCCTACCTTGTCAGAAGCTGGAGTCTTGCTGACCTGTCCCTGGCAGGGGattccaggagggaggggaatgCTGGTGGAAGTaaccagggagggcttcctggaggtggggTCCACCCCTGACTGTATCAACCTTGGGACACAGGTCTCAGTCTGAATTTGCTAACAGTTTTCTGTAAGCATTTTGCCCAACTTGGAGTTTTAAAGGTGCTGAAGGAGTTGGCTAGGCTGGGCTTACATACCCACAGGTGGAGTCCCAGAACTGACTAAGGCACTACAAATAGCAGGCCTAAGGCCTAGAGCCTCCAGTACTTTTAGGGGGTCACCAAATGCTCCAATTTCTCtttaaattagaagaaaaaatggaTATCATAGTAAGAATGAATAGCTAataattccagctgagttatatTTGCCTTTATCCCAATACAGTCactaaatgcaattttaaatgctCACAAAGACACAAGAGCCAAGGGCCCACAAAGGTGGGAATGTGGCCCTTTGTGTGGAGCCCACGTGGAGCTGACACCCCTGCTTAAGGCACCCAAGGAGGGCCTCAGCTTCTTAAATGCTAGATGTTAAACAGTGGTGACTACTCCAAATTCTTAAAAATGCCTTGTGAACCAAACAAAGCTTTTCCCATGGTTAGAAGCAGCCCGTGGGCAGCTCCCTAAAGGAAAGGTCCCTAAAGGAAAGGTCCCTAAAGGAAAGCAGAGGTTAGTGCTGTCGTTTCCTCGCagtgggagggggcagagggtgcAAGCAGCAAGGCACCTGCTGCCCTCCCGCGGTGGCAGAGGACACATGGGTAGGGTGGCCTGTGGGACAAAGTACAAGCTTACCTGCAGTGTTTGGTAAACACTCTGGCTCCTGGGGCCCACCTGGGCCCACTGACTCAGAACCCCAGGGTGGGCCCCTGGGAATTCGTGTTTTAACCAGCCCCCTCCAGGAGATTCTGGGGCTGTGGACTAGTATTTGGAACTTCTGACCCCTTACGAGGCACAAAGGGATTGAGTGGAATATTATTTTGCAGAAGGTTCTAGAAATCAGCCCACCCCAGTTATTTACCAGCAAAATCCAATCAACATGATCTGTCAGAAGGGACCAAACAGCCACATTTCCATCCAGAACTGTGAAGATATCCAGATTGGACACGGGAATCTCCTAGTGAGACAGATGGGATCTGGGGAAGACGGTGAGTCCTCTGAGATGCCTAGGAGAGGGGCCCTGTCCATCTGGGTGGGGTGAGGAGCCGGGGGTGCATGTCTCCAGGGAGAAAGGGCAGCTATCAGATTTCCAAGGTCCTTTCTGGCTTTCCCCAAAATCAGGCTGTCTCTCCTTGTGCCTGGATCAAACCCTTCCTGCACTCCCTTTACTCTGCCATCTTTCGCCACATTTTCCACAAGAAACAACTTCCTTCACTCTCTCTTACTAAGATGTCACAAGGTATCATTGTAACATGTGTTTGTTCCAAGACACTGTTTCTTCCCTCATGTTAACATTTCATAAACTGGGATCCCTCTTACTGGGTGCATCCTAGCTTTGATGGAATAATAGTAAGCAAGTGAGTACCTACtccgtgccaggcactgtggggagaggggacaggGCCACCTCTCAGTCCAGCTACGGGACATGAGTGAAAGCATTGACCCCAAACTTGGGATACCCCCTTGACCTCTAGAGAGAGCCCTTCCCCGCTCTGGGCCACAGTTTCCCTAACTGTGAAATGAGGAACTTTGTTCTAGAATCTAAATCAACCTTTCCCCACCTTCAGTCCTCTGAGCTCCACCTTCCATAATTTTGGCTGAGTCCCTGGCTAACTGTTTACTCAGTGTTGCTAAATGGTTTACCTTTTATTCTACTCAAATTCACTTTAAAGTAAACTTTTACAGCATTACCTTGAAAACCACAAAGGTCACCATGAAAATAAAtgctgagaaaataaaacaatgtcaGAGTCCCTGAGGGCTCTGGGTCAACACCAAGTTCACCCCCAAGGAGACTTTTTCCCAATAGGCTCAGAGGGGTAAGAATGGCTAGGAACAGAGGGCATGCTCAGTATTTGGGTTTTCAATGCCCCATTGACACCCCAGGCATCCCAGTTATAAAACCCTGGAAACCCACGCTAACTGTTCTGCCGATCCACCTGCTCTTCAATTCAGAGCCTAAAGTAATCATTCCCAGtctgcctgtgtctcctctgTCTGGCTAGGATTTACCTGTGTGCatagtggggagggggtgggaagagCGGTAGCAGAGGGTGGGGGTTAAGGGTCATGTTTCCATGTCCTCTACCAGGCTCCACAGCTCCCTGCTACCTCCCTCCAATGCCTTCTGCTGATCCCTCAACTCTGGATTCCCTGGCTGGATCCAGGGGGCCCCAGGACATCCGGATGGAGAAGTCTGTGCTCAGGCGAGTTCAGATGGGACATGGCAATGAGATGCGACTTCACAGCAACCCAGCCAAGGGCTCTGCCTGCGGCGCCTTTGACAGCCCCCCAGGTAATGAGACAATGGGCTGccatcctgcccccaccccaccccacctggcCTCCTCAATACATGGGACTTGAGCCAGTCCTTGTGGTGAGAGAGGCATTATGGGAAATTCTTTCCATCCCACCAAGAGGCTGTCCACAGAGTAGAGCAAGGGGGTCTGGCAGAGTTAACACAAGGATTCCCATTCCTGCTACTCACCTAGGAAACCTCGATGTCCTCATCTCTACAATGGGCAGGGATCATTTCCTGGGCCAGATGAAGCAGAGACAAAGGAGATGGCTGGGCTGGAAAGGCATCTAAGGAGCCACCTAGGTGCTGTTGACCAGAGGGCCGAGACGATGTCCTCGCTGGCACTGGGCATCCAGAGACAGGCTGGGGGAGATGCAGCAGAGAGGCCTGGGAGAGGAGGAGCCCCAGGGATGCCAGGGCACAAGTTTCCAGAAGAGAAGAGGCTTTAAGATCAAGGGAGGGTCACGGGGTCTGGCAGCAAGGGGTCTGCGGTGAGCTGAGGGGCCAGAAGGAGCGAGGGCAGTGGACGAAGGTGAGACAGAGCATGTCCAGCTCTCTTTTGAAGTTTGGCAGAGGAGGCAGGAGCAAGATGGCAGGGGCTGGGGACTGGGCCGGGGGCCATGTGAAGATTTTAACTGAAGATGGAGATGGTGTTCCAGAGCTGCCAGAAGGCAGGCAGCAGAGGGGCAGGGACAGGGGTCcacaggggcagtggctgagtgCCTGGGGAGGCACAGGGGACCAGGTCAGTGGGGACAGGCAGCAGGAGGGGAGCTCAAGCTGGCAGACCCAGGGGCCGAGAGAGCTGGCAGCCCAGGCATGTACATACAGAGTCACCACGTGAGGCCACGTGTCTGCCAATGAATGAGCATAGCATGGACCACTGCAGGGAGGCTCCAGGAGGACGGTCAGCTGTGGAGGATCTGGGAGCCATGTTGGAGGTCAGGCCTGCTGTCCAGCTGCTCACACCCCCTCCCCGAATCCCTTTCTATGACCAACCTGCAGCCTCTGTCCTGGGTACCAGCCCAGAAGCTTCCATCGAAATTCAAATCCCTGAACCAGGACCTCAGTCCGAAGGGGTCACGTCCCAGAGAATCCACATTCGCTCCTGCTTCCTCGAGGACACCACCGTCGGCAACAGCAACAGGATGATGGTCCACCCGGGGGCAGCTGATGTCAAGGGAGTCCAAAGGCCTAGGGAAACAGGAGGGGATGCAGGTGAGCCTGGGGCAGGGCGGGGCCCCCATGCTCTCTCTCTCATTCACTCAACAGTCCTGAATCTCCCGTTTCCTGGATTCGGGGAGGCAGGAGAGTCATGGCAGAAGTGGAGAACACCTAACCCATCACTCAGCTGGGAGcctctgcttccccatctatcagTTGAGGGTTAGAGGAGCCCATGGCTCCTGGGCTGTGGGGAGGATTGGATGCGCTCCACTCACTGCTGCCGCACCTGGACCAGACCAGTGACACGTTTGTGGGGCCTGGTGCAGCAAGAAAAAGCAAGGCTCCTTGTTCAAAATTTAGGAAGAATTTCAAGACAAAGACCGGAAAGCAGTAAGCCGAACACAGGCCCATCTGAAGGGCCTGTGTGACCACCCAAGCCACATGccatgaggctgggctgccttggAACCTTCTGGAACATGATCATTCCTCTACTCTTAGTCACCCAGCTCACTAATTCTTCCCCACGAATAATGCTGTAGCCATCTTACGCTTCTCCCACGTCTTCAGTTGTTAGGAAGAagtcattgattcattcattcattcacccacttTGGCCCCACTCCTGCACAAAAACCCTCCCCGTCCTTGGAAATACAGCTAAGAGCACAAAGAGACAAATACACCCCACTCATGAGATAAGAGTCCAGTAGCAAGTAGAGACTAGCCTTTTGAGACCAGCACTAAAAAGAACTCTAAAACGGGAGGCGGCAGGTAGGCAGCAGTGTGACCTAGTAGATGTGCCTTAGCCAGGCCGACAGAGACCCTCAGGATGAGGTGGCATCTGTGCCCAGGCCTGTAGGAAGGGAGGAACCAGACAAGCATAGATGTGGGAagagcactgcaggcagagggaacagcaagtgcaaaggccctgagatgggAACAAAGTCCAGGACCACACACATGAGCCCAGGGAGCAGAGGGGTGGGATCCAGTGGGCAAGGCCGGGTCTCTCCCTgatgggaagcccaggaaaaagGCCTGGGTCTTATCTGAAGTGAGCTGGGGAGGCCTGGGGGGCTGGAGCAGAGGGACAGCATGATGTGGGGCACAATTTAAAAGTCTGACCAAAGATAACCTGAAATCAAAGGCAGGGAGGAAGTGGGAGCACTGGTCTGGGGGAGAAAGGATAGGGCTTTGTAGATGGGGACGTGAGGCCATCCACCCGTGAAGCCTGCACCCCAGGGAGCGGCTTCAGCAACCATGAGCCAAGTCACCTCGGTTGTTCAGTTGTTCGTGGGGAGATGGCTGACGTGTTCCTGGGGTCCCTTCTCTTCCCCAGAGCCTCCCCACCGAGATGTACCATCCAGAAGCGAGGTCCCTCCTGTTGGCAGTCGGGCCGACCCCGTCAGCGCTGAGACGCTCATCTCAGAAAACCTGGCAGCTACGACCCTTGAGAGGCATGACTCCGAAAACACAGAAGACACCTGCTGAGTGATGGACCCGAAGAGCCGGTGTCCCCAGAGGGGTGGGACTCAGGGCAAACAGCCTGCAGGCAGACACACAGAAAGAGCCTGGGGGCGGGTGAGCTCTCTGCTGCCATGTTATTTCTTACCTTCTCGCCTCCGGACGCGTGGCCAGTGTGGGTCAGCATTTGGGCTGGACCCGGCACGGTGTGAGGGCTGTGTCGAGGCAGTCTGAGTGCGGCTTGGAATAGAGTTTCCAGAaaggagtgagtttattaagaacaaaggcCGGAAGTAAAGTGGGCACTGCAATCACGGTGGGCCGTCAGGTCCCGACAGGCCTGAGCAGCTGCTGTCCCCTCCCTATGTTGTGGCCAGGTCTGTCCTGCTCTGTCCAGGTCTGGTCTCTTGATGGCTGCTCTGCTTCCTGTCACCAGGCTCAGTTCCTCCGGCCACCCCTGCCCCTACCATCTATCCCCGCTGTGCGACCCCTCAGCCTGATGGGCAGAGACTGCTCTGGTTGGGGCcacggggtggtggggggggggggtcagagGGCAAAGCTGGCACCCACAGCATGTGGACAGGAAGAGAAGCCAGGGAGCAGACACTGCGGTCTGGAAGCTAGACTTGGCCTGAACGGTGCTGGCTCCGCACCCCATGGGGCCTCCTCTGGCTGCTGAGATGTCTGCGAGCCATGCCAAAGGGGGCATCTGGGTGGGCCCAAGCTGGATCTCCAGCCGGGGAGGGCAGGGATAGGGCCTGATCATGCCTGAAGACctaaggtgggggtggggctgggctggaggCGCCCTGTGACATATTGTGCTTTTCccgtgtgctctgtgtgtgtctgggcTGTGCCTGGGGTTTCACAAATAAAGTCTTGTGGCAGcagtggggaaaaataaaaaggacttccctggctggtGCTGGCTTCCCACCCTTCGGCTCCTGAGaagcgtagccattcccttctccaggggatcttcccaatccagggatcgaatccaggtctgccacattgcaggcggattctttaccggctgagccacaaaggaagccaaagaatattgcagtgggtagcgTATACTTTCTCCAGCGCATCTTCCagaacccaggaattgagctggggtctcctgcatttctgctgctgctactgctaagttgcttcagtcatgtccgactctgtgcgaccccagagaaggcagcccaccaggctccaccatccctgggattctccaggcaagaacactggagtgggttgccatttccttctccaatgcctgaaagtgagaaatgaaagtgaagtcgctcagtcatgtccaactcctagtgaccccatggactacagcctaccaggctcctccgtccatgggattttccaggtaagagcactggagtggggggccaacACCTTCTCCACTGAGAACAAACAGCAGAGATAGAGTGGCCGCTGCGAGTGCAGCGGACTGACAGCTCCCGACAGGCCAGGGAGAGCTGACAGTTTTTGCAGGTTAATAACCGATTTTTacagcctcaagacaaagaaaattcctgctggatgGTTTTCACCAGGTAATTGCTTGGGATGCTATATGGTAtttactggagtgggcatctttgcctaGCTGGGAGTCAGGAAACTTGTTAATGATGATCAGGGGCTTCTCGCAAAGTTACAAAAGGGCTCAGTCAGCTTCGGAGGtgaccttggttctgggctctgcttctgtggccttggGGACAGGACTCAACAGACAGGGCCTCTGGCGGCCAGGAGCAGCCTGCCAGGGGGCGCCTTCCTGGGTCTACCGTACATTAGAACCACCCACTCTTTGCTCTCCATGTAAGACTTGACTTCCTCAATGCCCATCATGGCCCCCTGATAGTTTTACCAACTGACCTTTCTAGAAGCCTTGAAGGCTAGGGATGGGTCATTCCCTAATGTTACCAGAAAAGGGTAAACTCCCaaatcatcaactcaatgggtatgagtttgggtaaactccgggagagagtgaaggacagggaaaccatggggctgcaaagagtcagacatgactgagcggctgaacaacaagacAGATGAGAACCTCAGAAGCCAGCTACATCTTCTCCGGCACTAGCCGGGTGAACTCACTAGGCACAGAGGCCCTGTCTTTTCGCTCTTGAACCTCCAGTAGATGGAGGCCCCCCGCCTCCCACCACTCTGACCACCTCCTGAGTACCATGCCCTCGGGCTGCAGAGACAGGAAgacccagcccctgccctcagggagcagcTCACAGTCagcagaagaggcagcccaggcctGGGCAGTGAGTCCTGAGCAGGAATGACCACGTGGAATAAAGGAGGGCAGAACAGGGTCCCAGACACCATCTGCAGGGCCAGGAGGCTTTGAAGGAGATAGCTCTGGAACTCATTCTTCAGCACCTGGCAGAAGGAGGGGGTTGGGAAGGGAATGATGCTCTAGGCGAGGGCTCAGCCTGAGCAAAGGCATGATGCTCAGAACAAGATGACTTACTCGGAGCAGCACAGCAGTGTGGGTGTCGCTGAAAAACCCAGTGCAAAGAGAAAACACCTGGAAGATCGGCTGGAGAGGAATCTGGACTTGATGCTGAGCTCTGAGCAAGCACCGCTCCACCTGCACAAATATTCAGGGAGAACAAGGAAGTTGGCTTCATTACAAGGAAGGCAGGGTTTTGCCCGGTGAACTGGAATGGCCCTGTCTACAAGGGGACAAAGTTATCTCGACCACCCCTGTGACCTAGGGCCCCCAAATCATTCCTGCCTGGGATAACCAGTTTGCAAACATGCCACCAGGATGTTAGGGGCATGAAATCAGGTTTGGCTCCTTGCTCTGGCGTTGTCTTCCCTCTGCGGTGAGCTGAAAACTAAGTGCTTGCCTCAAAGTTTGCCCGGCGTCTGTGGTTAACCAGGCCTGTATCGGCGGGTGATCAAAATCATCTCAGAGCTCAACTTCAGCTCCCACCTGCAGCCCAAGCCAGAGCACTCAATTTTCCTACGAGATTTCACCTCTCTGTGCGATTCATTTGGGGTAAACACGCTGACAAAGCATTGTTGGCAGTTAATTGGGGCTGGAGGTGAAGGTCAAAGCTGGTCTCTTCAGGAATGAAATTAACTAGCTACCATTAATACAAAGAATGATTAAGTCCATCTATCCCCCAGCCTTTTGCTCTCACTAGCTCATCCATCGCCCCAGCTTCTTCAGTGATTCACGTGCACACAGAACTTGAAGCCTCTGGAGTGGGATAGGgtgagggttgggatggggatgGAAGAATTTGCTACTTGAGTTAAAAGTGATTTTCCAAAATCACCATGACCTGCTCACAAACACAattctattttccttctttttaaaaaaattttattagagtatagttggtTTTCAATGTTGTgtctgtttctgctgtacagcaaagtgaatcagttatccataaacacatatccactcttttttagaatattttcccatataggtcattaaaatatattgggtagagttccctgtgctatacagtaggttctttttagttatctattttatgtatgaagtgaagtgaaatgaagtcactcagtcatgtccgactctttgcgaccccatggactgtagcctaccgggctcctccttccatgggattctccaggcaagagtactggagtgggttgccatttccttctccacaagatcttccctacccagggattgaacccgggtctccagcattccaggcagatgctttaacctctgagccaccaggcatttGTAAATCTCAGCCTCCCAATTCATTTCTTCCCCACCCTCCTTATTCCCTGGTAACCATTAGCCTGTTCTCTACatttgtaactctatttctgttttgtggataagttcatttgttcccTTCTTTTGGGGCGCACGTATAAGCGAtgttatatatttgtctttttctgtctttcttattTCGCTCAGTATGACAAGCTAtcgtccatccatgttattgcaaatggcattattttgctgagtaacattccactgcATACATggttaagtaatattccactgtacatatgtaccacaccttctgtATCCATTCCCGTATCAGTGGACATTTACGTTGCATCTAattcttggctactgtaaacagtgctgcaatgaacgttaGGGTGCGTGTATCCTTTCGGAtcttgtttttctccagatacctgcccaggagtgggatcgtGGGGTCAAACAgtagctctagttttagttttgaaAGGAAACAGTGGTATGTGCCGTGGTCGGTGCAGGGGTGGCTACCCCACCTGGACACTTTGTTGTTTCGGGGCAGGGGGAGCAGGTTCccgttgctgctgtaacaaactgcCGCATGTGAGgggtttaaaacaacacaaactCAGCATCTGGTCCTGGAGGCAGACTGAGTGAAAGTCACGGCGTGAGCAAAGCCGGTTCCTCTGGAGATTTGGCAGAGAACCGTTCTCTTGCCTTTCCCAGCTTCCAGGGGCACCTGCTCTCCTGGCTCACGGCCCCTCCCTCTATCCCCAAATTGAGCAGCATCACATGTTCgattctctcccctccctcctctttccGCCTCTTCTAAGAACCCTTGTGGTTACTGTCTGCCCATCCAGGATAATGTCCCCTCAAGGTCCTTTATCTCCTCCACACACTGGGTATCATGCACAGTGCTTCTCAGCTCTCAGAGCATCTAACAAATGCTGAGTCCCACTCCACCCCAAATCGACTGATGACAGTCTCTGGGAGAGAGGCCTGGGCTGGGGTGTGTTTTTTAAAGCTCCTCTGTGATCCCAAAGAGCCCCCTGGGGGCTGAGATAT
This portion of the Ovis canadensis isolate MfBH-ARS-UI-01 breed Bighorn chromosome 13, ARS-UI_OviCan_v2, whole genome shotgun sequence genome encodes:
- the ZBP1 gene encoding Z-DNA-binding protein 1 isoform X5, which gives rise to MKQESKGVMLAGPAMWCLGDSGTKEMVPTERVERPQQDAVAVPKKPGPELSEQQKEIYQFLEAHGPHKALMIAKALGMKTAKEVNPDLYAMRDKHLLDFDQKSNSWTIYQSEGSRNQPTPVIYQQNPINMICQKGPNSHISIQNCEDIQIGHGNLLVRQMGSGEDGSTAPCYLPPMPSADPSTLDSLAGSRGPQDIRMEKSVLRRVQMGHGNEMRLHSNPAKGSACGAFDSPPASVLGTSPEASIEIQIPEPGPQSEGVTSQRIHIRSCFLEDTTVGNSNRMMVHPGAADVKGVQRPRETGGDAEPPHRDVPSRSEVPPVGSRADPVSAETLISENLAATTLERHDSENTEDTC
- the ZBP1 gene encoding Z-DNA-binding protein 1 isoform X1 → MGVYVNLCSSVCPRSLSGGRLTAQAGSWGPQFCLCPCLPLPDLEQRILEVLRDAGSPVKTTQLLKKLQVPKKKLNQLLHKMKQESKGVMLAGPAMWCLGDSGTKEMVPTERVERPQQDAVAVPKKPGPELSEQQKEIYQFLEAHGPHKALMIAKALGMKTAKEVNPDLYAMRDKHLLDFDQKSNSWTIYQSEGSRNQPTPVIYQQNPINMICQKGPNSHISIQNCEDIQIGHGNLLVRQMGSGEDGSTAPCYLPPMPSADPSTLDSLAGSRGPQDIRMEKSVLRRVQMGHGNEMRLHSNPAKGSACGAFDSPPASVLGTSPEASIEIQIPEPGPQSEGVTSQRIHIRSCFLEDTTVGNSNRMMVHPGAADVKGVQRPRETGGDAEPPHRDVPSRSEVPPVGSRADPVSAETLISENLAATTLERHDSENTEDTC
- the ZBP1 gene encoding Z-DNA-binding protein 1 isoform X4 gives rise to the protein MQAPGSEPAADSKSPRLPAAAASMAEVPADPGDTDLEQRILEVLRDAGSPVKTTQLLKKLQVPKKKLNQLLHKMKQESKGVMLAGPAMWCLGDSGTKEMVPTERVERPQQDAVAVPKKPGPELSEQQKEIYQFLEAHGPHKALMIAKALGMKTAKEVNPDLYAMRDKHLLDFDQKSNSWTIYQSGSRNQPTPVIYQQNPINMICQKGPNSHISIQNCEDIQIGHGNLLVRQMGSGEDGSTAPCYLPPMPSADPSTLDSLAGSRGPQDIRMEKSVLRRVQMGHGNEMRLHSNPAKGSACGAFDSPPASVLGTSPEASIEIQIPEPGPQSEGVTSQRIHIRSCFLEDTTVGNSNRMMVHPGAADVKGVQRPRETGGDAEPPHRDVPSRSEVPPVGSRADPVSAETLISENLAATTLERHDSENTEDTC
- the ZBP1 gene encoding Z-DNA-binding protein 1 isoform X2 translates to MGVYVNLCSSVCPRSLSGGRLTAQAGSWGPQFCLCPCLPLPDLEQRILEVLRDAGSPVKTTQLLKKLQVPKKKLNQLLHKMKQESKGVMLAGPAMWCLGDSGTKEMVPTERVERPQQDAVAVPKKPGPELSEQQKEIYQFLEAHGPHKALMIAKALGMKTAKEVNPDLYAMRDKHLLDFDQKSNSWTIYQSGSRNQPTPVIYQQNPINMICQKGPNSHISIQNCEDIQIGHGNLLVRQMGSGEDGSTAPCYLPPMPSADPSTLDSLAGSRGPQDIRMEKSVLRRVQMGHGNEMRLHSNPAKGSACGAFDSPPASVLGTSPEASIEIQIPEPGPQSEGVTSQRIHIRSCFLEDTTVGNSNRMMVHPGAADVKGVQRPRETGGDAEPPHRDVPSRSEVPPVGSRADPVSAETLISENLAATTLERHDSENTEDTC
- the ZBP1 gene encoding Z-DNA-binding protein 1 isoform X3; this encodes MQAPGSEPAADSKSPRLPAAAASMAEVPADPGDTDLEQRILEVLRDAGSPVKTTQLLKKLQVPKKKLNQLLHKMKQESKGVMLAGPAMWCLGDSGTKEMVPTERVERPQQDAVAVPKKPGPELSEQQKEIYQFLEAHGPHKALMIAKALGMKTAKEVNPDLYAMRDKHLLDFDQKSNSWTIYQSEGSRNQPTPVIYQQNPINMICQKGPNSHISIQNCEDIQIGHGNLLVRQMGSGEDGSTAPCYLPPMPSADPSTLDSLAGSRGPQDIRMEKSVLRRVQMGHGNEMRLHSNPAKGSACGAFDSPPASVLGTSPEASIEIQIPEPGPQSEGVTSQRIHIRSCFLEDTTVGNSNRMMVHPGAADVKGVQRPRETGGDAEPPHRDVPSRSEVPPVGSRADPVSAETLISENLAATTLERHDSENTEDTC